Below is a window of Christensenella minuta DNA.
ATGTATTTCATTGATCTATCTCCTCCTTAAAAGGCCGACAAAAAAAGCCCAATATAGTCGGCAAGGCAGCTGTAAAGCCGCAAAAGCATATAGGATAGAAGAAACACAAATATTATCTGTATCTGGCGTTGGGACGTTTGCTGTTACTTATATACGTTGATATTTTCGGATGCATAGAAATCCGTATATTCCTTTGGCAGCCTTTCGGAACAAATAATATTGTTGATCTCTTCAAGCGGGCAGACGCACAGGAACGTACGCTTGTTGATCTTCCCGCCGTCCAGAAAAACATAAGTCTGATCCGAATTGTTCAGCAGATAGGAATATAAAGGGAGCTGGAAACGCTTGATAATAGAGTAGCCATATTCTAGATCGATACCGTCAACCGTGAAAAACGCTTTATCAAAATAAAGCTTGGGAAGCAGGCCGGTCGAAAATTCACTGAGGGTCTCTATGTGAGTGCGCCCGACAAAAATATCGCCGCCGATCAGCATCACGGAGACCGCCGGAGAGGTGGCCAGTTCCACAACTGCATTTACATTGGTCGTAACAACGGTAATGTTTTCGATTTCTTTAATATATCGGCTCATCAGCGTACAGGTAAGCCCACCGCCCAGAAACAGCACATCGCCCGGTTCGATGAGCGACGCGGCTATACGCGCGTTGCTGTCCTTGGTTTTGAAAAATGGGTCGTCCTGACGGATTTTTGCATAATCAAAAAACGTATTGACGGTTTCCTGCTTGATTTTTTGTACTCCGCCATGCATTTTCCTCAGTTTGTTTTTGGATACCAGAAGATTGATGTCTCTGCGAATAGTAGCGATAGAAGCGTCGGTCAGTTCACACAATTCGCCGGTCAGCGCGGTATTTTTTTTGTTGACATAATCAATGATTTTTTGCCTTCGTTCCAGTGGAAGCACGATCATTGCCCCTTATCATTTATTGCCGCAGCAAACGGCCAAACCCCATCTTTTTCCATTCTAATCCCTATTGAGTGCGTTGTCAATGATTTGCAGGAAAAAGCGCCTGAAATAAATCACAGAAGATCGTTTTATTGATCTTTTGTGATTTATAAGCTTGAAAAAGGGAAAAGCACAGCCGCTGACAGGGATGAGAAAACAGCGTTTTAATAGGACAAATGTGGAAAAAACAATGTTTATCGAAAAGAAAGATTGACGGAAACAAAAATAAATTTATAAAAATTAAACGAGAAATACCGATATAAAAGCTGTCCTTGGAGGTTTCCATGGGGATGGATGACTATATATAGATCGATATTAGCGAATAATATGAAAATATTTGATAAATTATGAATTTAATTATTGACATAAATGATTTATTATGATAATCTTCTGGATGAAGAAGCACAAATGTTAAACAATCTGAACTTTTTTACATGTTACAACCCAAAACTAAATGAACCACAAAGGAGAGGAAAAGATGAAAAAACTTTTAGTAGTTGTACTTTGCGTACTTTTTGTGATCGCCTTTGCAGGATGCGCGGCGGGCGTATCGCAGCCATCTGCTTCGACAGCGCCGGAAGCATCGGAAGCAGCGCCGGAAGCATCAAAGGCGTCGGAATCTGCTTCCGCAGAAACGGCGGACGGACAGTTCAAGGTAGGTTTTGCGATCAGGACGATGGACGGAGCCTATTATAAGACGCTTGCCGATGATGTTGAGAAAATGGCGAAGGAAGCCGGATGGGAATGCGTGGTCCTCAATGCGGAAGACGATATCGCGAAAGAGACCGAAAATATGCAGACACTCGTTTCGATGGGTGTCGACCTGATTTTCCTTGATTGCGTAGACCCGACGGCGGCGGTGGCGAGCATCCAGCTTGCGACAGACGCGGACATCGGCGTTATTAACCTCGACAGTGGCGTGGACGACGGAACCGCGCAGATCACGACGGTATACTCCGACAATGAACAGAACGGCCTTAAAGTCGGACAGGAATTCGTGAAAACGTTCAATGAGAAAAACGGAGCCGATACGGCGATCAAAGGAATCCTGCTTTCGGGAAACAAGGGAAGCATCGCAGGCGAGCAGCGCAGGCAGGGTCTGATGGCAGGCATTATCATGGAGCGGACCGGCTGCACGGAAGAAGAGGCATGGACGGCGGCCAAGGAGCTGGATCAGCAGGTCATCAGCGGCGGGAAAGGCGAAAATGCGGACGCAAACTTCACAATTGTAGGCCAAGGCTGGGGCAACTGGACAGAGAATGGCGGCCTCGAGGCGGCGGAAGACATCCTGACGGCGAACCCGGATACGAATCTGATTATGGGCGAAAACGACTCGATGGTGCTGGGCGCGATGTCGGCGATCGACAATGCGGGCAAGAAGGCAGGCGAAGACATTATGCTGATTGCGGCAGCAGACGGTTCGTTCAGCGGATATGATGCGATCAAGGCAGGCACATTCCTTGCAATCGGCCAGAACAGCCCCGGTAAAATTGCCGAATTGGGCATGCAGATCGCCAAAGAGATCCTGGTTGACGGACAAGATGCGGCAAGCTACGATCCGATCACGATGACCGAAGCGATCGCGGTTACGAGCGAAAATGTCGAGCAGGAATACGATTACGGATTCTGATTGCAGACTGTAACGAATCACATGGACGAAACTGGAAGTTGTAGCAAGTAAAAAGCCGTGCGTCCCACCTCCTGCGGTGGGCGCACGGTAAAAGATTGCCATAGAGGATTAAGAATGGCTTGGAAAGGGAGGTAAAGACGACAGTGGACGAATTGAGGCTGGATATGCGTAATATCAAAAAGCATTTCGGCGGTGTAAAAGCTTTGGACGGCGTGTCGTTCAGCGTGAGGCCCGGCGAGGTCCACGCGTTGGTGGGAGAAAACGGAGCAGGTAAATCAACGCTGATGAAGGTACTGTCAGGCGCGTATCAAAAAGACGAAGGTGAAATCTACATCGACGGGAAACCGGCGCAGATTACTTCGCCGAAGGAAGCAAAGGAATTGGGCGTAGCAGTCGTATATCAGGAATTTATGCTGGCTCCTGACCTGACAGTAGCGGAAAATATTTTTATTGACCGGCTTTCAAAGGGGCGCAGCATCATCAACTGGAAGGAGCTGAGGAAAAGCGCCCAGGAAGAACTGAGCAAACTTGGTTTTTCCGATATCTCGCCGGCGGTAAAGGTGGGAACGCTCAGCGTGGCGCACCAGCAGGT
It encodes the following:
- a CDS encoding DeoR/GlpR family DNA-binding transcription regulator produces the protein MIVLPLERRQKIIDYVNKKNTALTGELCELTDASIATIRRDINLLVSKNKLRKMHGGVQKIKQETVNTFFDYAKIRQDDPFFKTKDSNARIAASLIEPGDVLFLGGGLTCTLMSRYIKEIENITVVTTNVNAVVELATSPAVSVMLIGGDIFVGRTHIETLSEFSTGLLPKLYFDKAFFTVDGIDLEYGYSIIKRFQLPLYSYLLNNSDQTYVFLDGGKINKRTFLCVCPLEEINNIICSERLPKEYTDFYASENINVYK
- a CDS encoding substrate-binding domain-containing protein is translated as MKKLLVVVLCVLFVIAFAGCAAGVSQPSASTAPEASEAAPEASKASESASAETADGQFKVGFAIRTMDGAYYKTLADDVEKMAKEAGWECVVLNAEDDIAKETENMQTLVSMGVDLIFLDCVDPTAAVASIQLATDADIGVINLDSGVDDGTAQITTVYSDNEQNGLKVGQEFVKTFNEKNGADTAIKGILLSGNKGSIAGEQRRQGLMAGIIMERTGCTEEEAWTAAKELDQQVISGGKGENADANFTIVGQGWGNWTENGGLEAAEDILTANPDTNLIMGENDSMVLGAMSAIDNAGKKAGEDIMLIAAADGSFSGYDAIKAGTFLAIGQNSPGKIAELGMQIAKEILVDGQDAASYDPITMTEAIAVTSENVEQEYDYGF